CAATCTCATTTTTGGGTACAACGGCTTTGGCCGGCTGACTGGCAATGAGTCCAGTATGGGCGGGGGCCGCGGCGGTCATGGTGGCGGCATGTTCAGTGGAAGCACTGGCATCGCCAGGTTGTTTCACGCCGATATGGGTGGTCAAATCTCGTGGCTTATCCCTGCTGCTTTGATTCTTTTCTTCGTGGCCTTGTGGCTTGTGCGTCGCGCCTGGCGTTCGGAGGACGCGGTGCCAGCGCTGTTGATGTGGGCTGCGACGCTTATCGTCACAGGACTCGCATTTAGTTTCGGGAAAGGGATTATTCACCAATATTACACTGTCGCGCTGGCGCCGGCCATTGGTGCGCTCGTCGGTATCGGAAGCGATGTTCTCTGGCGCAGCCGAAACGAACTTGTCGCCCGGTTGGGTCTGGCAGTAGCGATGGCAGCTACGGCGGTTTGGTCGTTTGTCCTACTTGACCGGACACCCACATGGCTGCCGTGGTTGCGCGTTGTCGTGCTCGTGGTTGGTGCAATTGCGGTGATTGGTATCCTGTGTATCTACAAGATGGGCCAGCGCATCACCGCACTGACAGGCATTATCGCTGTGGTGGCGGGGCTTGTCGGACCTTTTGCCTACATGCTGCAAACCGTGACGACGCCGCACACAGGTTCCACCCCGACGGCTGGACCTACTGTAGCTGGTGCAGCGTTTGGTGGCGGAGGATTTGGGAATCGTCGGATGATGCCTGGATTCGAGTCAGGCATGCAGTCCTCAGGGACATCGAAAACCACCGGATCGGATCATTGGAAAAGCGGAAGTAGCCTACGCGGTGCCAATGGGCTTGGCGATGTTCGATTGACGGGTGGCTTTGGTGGGCCTGGCGATGCGACACCGAATCAGGCAATCATCCGCCTGCTTGAGCAGAATGCCACACACTATACCTGGGTAGCTGCGACCATCGGTGCGAACTCGGCTGCGCCTTATCAGTTAGCGACGGGGGATCCCATCATGGCGATTGGCGGGTTTGCTGGCAGCGACCCAACACCGACCTTAGCTCAATTTAAACGCTATGTGAGTGAAGGGAAGATTCATTATTTCATCGCCGGTGGAATGGGCTTTGGTAGGGGATTCTTGGCGGGCTCTAAACCGTTTGGTGGCGCGGGCGATGGCAGTTTGAAGCGTGGCGCGGAGAACGGCGAAATGCCAGCTTTCTTCGGCGGTAAAGGGGCTTCTGGCGCCCCGACGGCGGGTGGTTTCCCAGGTGGCGCAATGGGTGGCAGTTCTAGCCCTAGTGCAGCGATCACGAAGTGGGTGGAGAGTCACTTTACATCTACGAAGGTGGGTGGCGTGACGGTCTATGACCTAACGCATTCGAAATCCTGATTGCGGTATGGGCGTTGGGTCGGTTGCGCTGGTGGGCGCAGACCGACCATCTGCCCCTAGGGCATCGCGCTTCCGAAAAGATGACTGACAGCAAACGGAGGATGGACATGAAACAGCGGATTCGCAAAGCGATTATTCCCGCGGCAGGCTTGGGCACGCGGTTTTTGCCCGCGACAAAGGCACTGCCAAAGGAAATGCTCCCGATTTTGAATAAACCAACCATCCAGTACATTGTGGAAGAGGCTGTTGCTTCTGGAATTGACGATATCCTCATCGTCACTGGACGGGGAAAACGCGCGATAGAAGATCACTTCGACAGTGCGTTTGAGCTGGAAGTCACCCTTGAACATAAAGGGAAATTGCAGTTGCTTGAACAGGTGAAGTCCATCAATCACATGGCCAATATCCATTACATCCGCCAGCAAGAACCACTAGGACTTGGGCACGCCGTCTGGTGTGCGCAGTCGTTTATTGGGAACGAGCCGTTTGCCGTGTTGTTGGGTGACGATATCGTGGTGCAGTCAGAGCCGTATCTCAAACAGATGCTAGACGTCTATGAACAAACGTCCAGCAGTGTCATCGCAGTACAACGGGTGGAAATGCGCGACGTTGCTCGTTATGGCGTCGTAGCGCCTATCGACAGCGTGGATGGGTTACACACAGTTGGGGACTTGGTTGAAAAACCCACGCCAGATGAGGCGCCGTCCAATTTGGCGATCATTGGTCGGTATGTACTGACCCCGGACATTTTTCAGATTCTCTCTGTTCAAAAGCCAGGTACAGGCGGTGAGATTCAATTGACTGATGCATTGGCTGAGCTGAACAAGAAGCGTCGTATGTTCGCTTATGAGCTTAGGGGACAGCGCTATGATGTCGGTGAAGTTGCTGGTTTTGTCAAGGCGACGATTGATTTTGCGCTGCGTGACACCACGGTACAAGCGGAAATTTGGCAGTATCTCCAACACGTGATGGAAGGGATGGGGCCTTATGAGCAACACGCGTGACCATTTGCCGATTCTGTATATCGTCGTGCCGTGCTACAACGAGGAAGCGGTTCTGCCCGAGACGGTCGCTCGACTCTCTGCCGTAATCAATCGCCTCGTGGAGGAGCAGTCCATTGGGGCAAGCAGTGCCATACTGCTGGTCGATGATGGGAGTCAAGATCAGACTTGGGCGCTGATTGAACGGTATTTTCAATCCAATGCGCTCGTGAAAGGGCTGAAGCTTGCTCGAAATGCTGGGCATCAGAATGCCCTATTTGCGGGTTTGATGCATGCCAAAGCGTATGCAGATGCGGTGATTTCCATTGATGCGGATCTTCAGGATGACGTGTTGGCCATCCCGGAGATGATTTACCAGTACCTCGCGGGATACGACGTCGTTTACGGCGTACGCGACAATCGTGCCAACGACACTTGGTTTAAACGGGTGACGGCTCAAACATTCTATCGCCTGATGCGGAAATTGGGCGCGAACGTCGTGTATAACCACGCGGATTGTCGGTTGTTAAGCAGGCGGGTACTTGAGGAACTGGCCCGATATGAGGAACGGAATCTTTTCTTGCGGGGCATTATTCCGATGATTGGATTTCCGGCGACAAAGGTGTATTACAATCGATCCCCGCGATTCGCCGGCGTATCAAAATACCCCTTCAAGAAAATGTTGTCGTTTGCGTTTGACGGGATCACTTCATTGAGCGTGACGCCGATTCGGTTGATCACGGTGGTTGGGCTGCTTGTGTTCCTCGTCTCAATTGTCGTCGGCTGCTATGCACTCGTACGCGACCTACTGGGGCATGCGGTGACGGGGTGGACTTCGCTGATGTTATCGATTTGGGTCATTGGCGGTATTCAACTGATGTGTTTGGGACTGATTGGAGAATATATTGCAAAGATATACAAGGAGACCAAAAAACGCCCGAAGTATCATGTGGAAACGACATTGCAGGACAAATCTGCCGCGACAAAGGCAACAGGAGATTCGAACTGGGTAGACATGGTCGGACCGTCATAAGGGTATCTGGTCAACTCACTTTGTCATCGTCGCGGTTTGATTCAGTTGCCTTTGATTGAAATGCGGGAAATTCCAGGATGACGGATGTACCGCCCTCGTTTCTGTTCCGAAAGTGTATCGTCCCGTTGTGTTGCTCAATTAAAATGGAGCATACGGTAAGGCCTAATCCTGTTCCCTTTTCCTTCGTTGTGTAGAATGGTGTTCCCAGTTTGCTGAATATGTTGGGATCAATCCCGGCTCCCTCATCTTGTATTTCAATCTGAACATTCGTCTTTGTGTCATTGAGCTTTGCCGAGACATAAATGGAACCTGGGTGCTCCATTGCATCCATCGCGTTGTTCAGTAGGTTGATGATAATCTGTTTAATATTGTGTTCGTCTCCCAAGACAAACAGGTCATCTTTCGCAATATCGGTGGAGATGGTAATCCCCTTCATGCGCGTCATGGGGGAGATGAGAGAGACTGTCGATGTCAGCACGCATCCAATATCGCATTTTCGATACGTAGACCCACGGGGGCGCGAGACGCTCAAAAATTCCTGAACGATTTCCTCAATGCCTCGAAACTCATCCATCATGATATTGACGTAATCGCTTTTCACCGAATATTCTTCCGATATCAACTGAAAGAAGCCTTTGAGCACCATCAATGGATTCCGGACTTCGTGCGCAAATGCAGCACCGAGTTGTCCAGCGACGGACATCTTTTCGGCTTGTATCAACAGTTGCTCTGTACGGCTGCGTTCGGTGATGTCTTTGAGCTGGCCCAATGCGCCGGATGGGCACTTGCTGGTGTCCAGTATGGGGTAGCAGTCAAATAAGCATATCCTCGCAGCGGATTCCTCGGGCTTCGGGATGTTCAACTCGACATCTTGATAGCGTGTCTGACCCCGTACACTTCGGTCCAAGTATTCACCGACATACGGGATTGTCGCAGCTGGACGGCCAATGATATCCTCACTGCGTATTCCAAGGTACGCTTCAAACAGGTTGTTGCACTCCCGAACGATTCCCTTTTCATTAACAATGACCACGGCGTTTGGCGTAGATTCGAGTATCATGCGGTTGAGCACGTCTAGCGTCCGGTTGTTATGGGCGAGCAACAGTTGCCGTTCGATAGAGTCAACCGCCGTGACGAGTAACGGTAAAAAATAGTCGTGCGCCTCGCCAATTGGCGCCATGATAGACAATGTTCCAATTGGCAAGGATTTATCCATGTTGTGTATGACTGCGCCATAGCACGCGACGCCATGTAAGGCTTCATAGGCGTGATCGTCTCCAATTAACTTGACTGGCCTATCTTCCTGCAGCGCCCGACTGACGACGTTTGGCCCGCATTCTTGCTCGATAAATTGGATACCGCGCTTAATGCCGCTTTGCGCTACCATTTGATGTACCAGCGGATCGCCAAACAATTCCAGGAGATACCCTTGCGCATCACTAAAGGCGACGACAATCGGTACGCCTTTTAACAACCCAATTAACTTTTGAGAGAAAAACTTTACAATGTCCAGCACTTCTGAATAAAAATTTAATTTCTGTAAAATCTCAGACGAAGTAAGTTGGTTTCGAAACACAGGCGTTTTGTCCTTCTCTGTACCGAATCCCTTCTCGTTAGGCGGTTGAGTCAATTTGGTTTGACGGTACTTCATGCATAGCGCTCCCCACGAGTGCAAAGGTTACTTTTGCACGCACGTTATATCGGAATCGTCAACGACCTGCTCAGGATTGGTGGAATCTCATGCGGATTGACCATGACCTCGATAAGCGTCGGCTCATTTGCCGCCAGGGCCTGCCGCACTGCTGTTTCAATATCTGACTCACTGTGACATACCGAAGTTTGCATACCCATCGATTTTCCAAACATCGCAGCATTCAGTGGGTGTTGATAAATCGATCCCACTGTTCTACCCGTATGATGGGATATCCCTTTATCCACCATATCCAATCGACCGTTGTTAAATACCACAAAAATCACCGCAGCCTCTTCATTGACGGCTGTCGATAGTTCAGTGCCGTGCATCATCAGGCAGCCATCGCCTGTCAAGCAAACGATTGTCCGTTCTGGCGCGGCTATTTTCGCGCCAATCGAATAGCCGATTGGATGTCCCATCGCGCCAAATACGTCATCGAAGATGAACGTCCCTGGCTCATACACATCATAGTGACGGATAGCGTAAAAGGTGTGACTTCCATCATCGCCAAATAAAATGGCGTCCTGTGGCAATGCGCGGCGCAAAGCCTTGACCGCAGAGATGGCCGATAATCCATCGTCGTCAGTGGATGCGTGAATGGACGCATCGCGATGCACCTTGAGGGGGCTGTGCGTTTTTGGGGTAGCATTCGCCAGCTCTAGCAAACGGGCAAGATTTAACCGTGCATCCCCCGGGACGAAGACAGTAGGAACCGGGATAGCCTTTCCACTAAACGTCGGATCATAATCGAAGTGGACAATTTGTTGAGGATACTCTTTGACGGTTAACCCTGAGAGAGACATGTCACTGATTTTCGTTCCGACGGCAATCATCAAATCTGTTCCGGACCTTAAATAGTCTGCTGCCTCGTCGCTTCCACCGAGACCAAAGTTGCCAAGTGCTAATTCATGCGTGGAGGGGAATACACCCTTGCCGCCTGGCGTCGTGATGACAGGAATGCCCCAGTGCTCAGCGAGCAACCGAACTTCCTCGTAGGCTTTGGCCGAGTGAACGCCTTTGCCGAGCAACAACACCGGACGAGTTGCGCGATTGAAAAGCGGCAGAACATTGGATACATCGGCTGACACAACTTTAGGAATTTGCGGAAGCGGGATGGTGAATGGTTCGATATCGTCCAGGAGGACATCAAACGGCAGGCATAAGTGTACAGGGCCGCACGGACCTGTAAAAGCTTTTTCTAGCGCGTGCTTCAGATACAGATGAAGGACGTCGGGTCTGTCGACCCGGGCGCTAAATTTCGTCACTGGACGAAACATTTCAACCAAATCGGTACCGAACTGGGTCGAATCTTGACCAAGTGGCTTCCCTGATTCGCTGGCCGATGGTTGCCCTGTGATAAACAGGACAGGAAGATGAAAGGCTTTCGCTTGCGCAGCGGATGTCAAGGCGTTCGTTCCGCCGGGACCAGAGGTGACGATGGCGATGCCAATCGTGTCGCGGAACATCGCGTAACCGGAGGCGGCGAAACCCGCGCCGGATTCATGCCTCGACAACACGAATTGAATCCCTTGGCTATCAATATCCAACATCAAGGGTGAAATAGACTTCCCGGGAATTCCAAATACATGGGTTACTCCCCATGTTGTGAAGTTATCGGCTAATACTTGGGATGCTCGCATGAAAATGTCCCCTTTCTAGGTTATCACCTATGAACCAGTCGATAGTTCTCTTGCTAACGATTCAGACATGATAGGGGCGGAGTGAATGAATTGGTTCAGCATTTAGAATTTGAAATAAAATGCAAAATATGATTTATATAATAGATTAAAATAATAATTGCGCAAGACTGCTAGGGAGAATTCGTCGGAAATGCAGTGATGGAAGATAGCGCCTTGAGTGTACTCCATGCGGTTGATTGGAACGGGATGAGGGGACGCGTGGATACAAGCGTGGGTTCGGTTCATGTCGTTACCCAGTGCTATCACAGCATGGCCATGCATCTGGGAAGGGGAAAATCCCCCATATAAATCCCCAGATGCAGTTCGCCATACGTGGATTGCAAGCATTCCAGTGTTACCTGCAAGATACGAGATTACTTGAGTGAGCCCGGTTGGAACGAGTTTGCGATATTCGTCACCACACTAGCGTATTGGCTCTTGTCTGACGCTGGATACTCCATGGTCAAGATGTAGACGCTCGTGGCGCCGACGTACACTTTGTCATAGAATATCTGATTCCCGTCCGTCCCAGATACGACACCCCAATTTTGATTCGTTTGTTGGTAGGTCGCTTGTTTTCCAGTTGTAAGGGAGGCTAATGTGCTTTTCACCGTATCGTTGTTGACGTTATATTGGCCATACGCGCGAACTTGCATGGCATTGTCCGGACTATTCCAGCTTTGGCCATCCCCATCTGCGGGCGGCGCCTGTTTGACAAATTGTTCTGGAACGCGCAGCGCGAATCCGTATCGACTATTTGTATAACTGACATATGTGCTATTTTCAGTGGAACTGTTTGCGTTTGTTGTGTTGTTTCCAGCGTTTGCCCCGGTGCCGTTGTTCGACGAAGCGGTCGAATTGTCGCTCGTCGAATTGGTGACGTTTGTCGAATTTGCCGCGTTTGCAGACGAACTCCCGCTAGTTGACTTCGCGGGCGGGTTCGCCGTCTCTGCGCCGCACCCTGTCGTGATGAGGAGTGCAAATGTCACACCTGCTGCTAACCACTTGTAATTTGTCTTCAATCTCTTGCCTCCTCGAACGTAGATAGGTTTCAATTTAGTGTTGGGCTGTCATCTTTGCAGTTGAGGTTGAAACGTACCCGGTCATCGGTGTTCCTGCTGCTTGTCCACTAGCATCGGACATTTGTGCAGATAACTGAATCTCATACATACCATTCGAGGCCTGCGTGCTATTTGCGACGACAAAATCTCCGGAGTGCAACGTCTCGATTTGTTGAGATTTGTCGCTGGAACTGTAGACCGGAATGGACGTGTTTGTGCTGGTTGGATTCGCAACCGTCAAACGGTAGACATTTGTCAGTTTCACGTATTGGGAATCGACCCAACCCTCGCCCGCAATATGATACCAGGGTACGACGTAGGCGCCAGCCATACCTTGTGCAATCTGGTCGATCTCGACACTACTCCCCGCAGGCACGGTTGGCGTCGAGGCTGTGTAAATATACTTGGTCCACATCGCGAAGCTCCACACGCCGTCTTGCTTTAGTCCGTGCTTTGCCTCAAATTTCTTGACGGCTGCCGCTGTGGCAGGTCCATACTGGCCATCGACGGTCAGGCCCGCGCCAATTTGTTGGTTCAGGTAACGTTGCACCTTCGACACACCAGAACCGGAACTCCCATTTTGCAACGGCCCAAAGAACATATCACTCATGCCATCACTGAGGCTTGAAAAATATGGAACGCCCCCGTAGTACGGGTTCTGCTGCGTGGTGCCTGCGGCACCGTTCACATAGTACACGGGCTCGGCGTTGCTCTTGGGTTGGGAGACGATAGCCGTTGATGGGTACTGCTGATACTGATTCACATTTCCACCTGCCGAGCTCGCCAACTCATTCATGAGCGAGCCAATACTCGACGCCCAGTTTGGATCCGTCGCGTAATGCACATTCATACCGGTCAGCGTCGGGGTCACGTACTCACTGGATCCTGGATTGAGGTAGTTGTTGCGGACCTCCCACGCCTGAAACATAATGGCGTAACTGTCGCTTGGGAACATGCCTGCGTCGTCCCCGGGGTTCGAATCATAAGCACCGTAGCCAAACAAGTTGTTTTTCGCCAACGCAATTTGGCTCTTCCCCCATGCACTCTCGAGAATCGCATGCGAGACAAGGTAGTTTGCATCCACGCCATATGTACTTTGCGCATTCATGAAAGATTGTCCCAGCCCATTCATGGGGGAACCGTTCTTACTTAAAAACGAGTTGATAGTTTTGGTATTGATGTCACTTGGTGCAGAGTAGCGCAAATCGACATTCGTGAATGAGGCGCCATGTGTCGCAGACTGTAACGCACTCCACGTCTGCGGACCAACAACGCCGTCCACCGTCAGCTTGTGCGCCTGTTGAAACGACTTGACCGCACTTAACGTCTTCGGTCCAAAGTCGCCATCAATCGGCCCCACAGAGTAACCGAGCGATTTTAAATCCTTTTGTAGTGTCGTCACCGCTGAGCCGACTGATCCATAGGAAATGGTCGGTTCGGTTTGCGCGTAAACCGCGACGGGCGCAGCGACGGTAAGCAACATGGGGACTGAACTGGCTGCAAGGAGTTTTTTGAAATTCATTTGAACCTCCGTATAGCAATGGGTTTCATAGAGTGAGTAGACAAAAGAGGGTGGACATCGTTTCCTTACATCGCGGGAATATAGCAACATTGCCATCGAACCGCCAATATGCACGGCTATTGGTATGGTAACCTATATTGCCCGCATTGGTCTAGATGTTTTCGTGACTTAAGGTTTTTTCGCAGACGGCGGACAGACTGCCTCATATATCTATATATATGTATCTATTTATGAGTTTCTATAAATATCTATATAGCTTCCGCGCCATTTCTAAGTCCGTTTCAACCGTGCCCTGCGTTGCCAAAGGCGTTCATCGTACCCCCTAACCAGTACATCACCTTTCAACCTTCAGGATTAGAGCAGTTTTCCTCAACGGATGCGCTCAAGCATGGCACCTTGTGGGCGCCGCTCTACAGTCCGTACAACGGTTTGTTGGAGGCGACAAAGAAATGGTGAATCCAATCGCGAACGATGCCTATTATCAATCTTTGCAGCAATTGCAATCGATTGATTTCGCGCTAGTCGAACTGAACCTCTATCTAGACACCCATCCAGAGGACAATCAAGCGATTCAACAATTCAACGAACTTCGGGCGCAGCGAGACACAATGGCGAAGGCGTTCGAGGGTCAATTTGGTCCACTGATGAACTACGGATCGACTACGAGTTCACAACTTTGGAACCGAGGCCCATGGCCCTGGCAGGTCTGAATACTCGCTTATTATCGGAGACGGATGGTGAAACATTGTGTGGAAATACGAGAAAAAGCTTCAGTATCCTGTGCGCGTGAGCAAATGTGATCCTCGCCTGGCAAAGTACTTGATTGAACAATACGGCGGGCCGACGGCGAGTTGTCGGCAGCGCTTCGATACTTGAACCAACGCTACACAATTCCGGACAAGGTCGTTGGACTGCTCAACGATATTGGCACGGAAGAATTCGCGCACCTAGAGATGATTGCGACGATGATATACAAGCTGACCAAGGATGCGACCCCCGAACAAATGCGCGAAGCGGGTCTGGGTGATCACTTTGTCGATCACGGCCCCTCCCTGTTTTACCACAACGCCGCAGGCGTTCCATGGACCGCGGCCTATATCCAGTCCAAGGGGGATCCGATTGCAGATCTCTACGAAGACATCGCCGCAGAGGAGAAAGCGCGCGCGACGTACCAGTGGCTGATTGAAATTACAGACGACGTGGACATCCAAGATAGCCTGAAGTTCCTGCGCGAACGCGAAGTGGTCCACTCCATTCGCTTCCGCGAGGCTGTCGAGATATTGAAAGAGTACAACGACAGCAAAAAGTTTTATTGAGGGCACCCTCGCACATTCGAGGAACCAGCTCCCTTGCAAGTCGTCAGGGAACTGGTGCTGTTGCTTTGTGGGGGGAATCTATGCGCCGGGGGGCGTCGAGTCCAGTGTGGCAGGTGCTTGGGAACGTAGGTGTCGAGGCCACTGCGATCGGTGCTTGGAACTTGGAACGTAGGTGTCGTGCCCAGACGGGGCTGTCTTATTAAGACATTCGCGCGCCGCTTGGGACCAATAAGACATCAAATCTGCACTAATGCTCGGGGTTTCGCCTTTATCCGGCGGATTTTGAGTAAATAAGGACTTTTTCGTGCCTTAAATACACGGAATCTACGTTATATTCGAAAATAAGGTAGATTTACTGCCCTATTCGCCGCCGGAGCCGGAACCACGCCGCCGCCCGTGCCTTCGCCCGCACCCCCCCTCGATCACGCCCCCACCCCATAATCAGCTGATATTTTCCGTTTCGCGTCATACGCTATACGGAAACCAATTGCGGATTTTCGTCGTTGATGTTTCTTGTGAACCGTAATATCATCGCGATGTAAGGGATTTCAAAAAATCTCGATAACCGCAACCGATTTCCACAATGACTGCAGAAACCGACTGCAGCAACTGAATGCAAAAGGAGGTGCATCCCATTCAGGCGCAGGACGTAAAGGATTTAAAGGATTTGAAGCCGCGAGCGATGCAAATTTTAGTGCGCTTACTGCAGCAAGCGCAGCCGGTGAAAACCGGGGAGTTGGCTGAACGCCATAAGTTGACGCCGAGAAGTATCCGATACGACCTTGATGAAATTGAGCAGGCCGTCCTGCCGCATGGAATTCATCTAGTGCGGCGTAGGTCGGGTGTTTGGCTGGAAGGTACACCTGACAAAAAACAAAAAATTCTGAACGATTTGCGTGCGGCAAAGAGCATCCCTGTTGATCAAAGTACAGCAGACTTGCGCCTGTGCAAACTTCTCTCCGTTCTCCTGTTTGCCAACGAGCCAGTTCTCGTCAAACAGTTGGAAGATGTGCTCGAGGCGAGCCCTCGAACCATCTACAGCGACATGGATCGGGCAGAGGGATGGCTTGAGCGCACTGGTCTCCAATTGCTTCGCAAGAGGCACTATGGTGCGAGGGTGGAGGGACCGGAACTGTTGCGGAGGTACGGCGCTTTGCGACTGGCCCGCGAGTGGGGGCATCCGGAACGACCGAGTTCGGATAGGCCCGAACGCCCTTTGCAAATATCCGCGATGGATGCGTTTTTGCTTAGTCGGCTGTCGGATTCAGAGACTCTATCGCTGCTACAAAGTGGTCTCTGTGAAATCCGCAATCCGTGCCCATTGCGAGAGAAGAGCGATGAATGGATTCTGTTCCTCGCGATTCAGGTCGGACGCATCCAGCGTGGTTGGACAGTATCGCTTACCCGAACCCATATGAAGCAGGTCATGGACACCGCAGAATACGCCGATGCGAAAGAAGTTGCGGCTGTGCTGGCGACGATGTTTTCAGTGAGCTTTTCGGATGAAGAAATCGCCTGTATTGCCCTATATCTGCTTGGCGCCTTCTCACAAACGCAACTGGATGAGGAGACATTTCACACGGCGCTGTCGAATCCCCTGGTGGAAGACATCGTGACACAAATGCTCTTGACCGTCGACTCGACACTCGGGACGTTTTTGATGGAGGATACCGATCTCTTCCGAGGACTCGTCCTCCACGTCAAACCGATGGTCTATCGTCTCTTTTATGACATTCCAGTGCAGAACTATCTGATTGAGGACATCAGAGCGCAACACACCCTAGCGTACCAGGCGGCAGTGATCGCTTGCCGAAATTTGGAAAACTTGTCCAGGAGGCCCGTCAGCGCTGCGGAAATTGGGTTTATTGCCTTGCATATTGGCGCTGCGCTCGAGCGGCGCCGAATCCATTCGCACTCGATGGAGCGACGAGTTCGTGTTCTGGTCGTCTGCGCCGGAGGGATTGGCACAGGAAAGATCCTTCAATCTCAAATCGAGGCGGCGAACGAGAATCTGCAAGTCGTCGGCACAGTCGATGTGAGCCGAGTTCAAGAAGCAGAAACACTCGGGGCTGATGTCATCATTTCTAGCTTGCCGCTGGACAACGCGCCGGTACCACACATCGTCGTCCATCCTCTGCTGCCTGCACACGACAAGCAGCGCATTTCCGAATGGCTGGCGCGCCTGCCTGGGTTGAACGCGCCGGTGGCGGAGACCGCCAAGTTGAGGAGGCCCATTCGCCAACTCATTGAGCAATCCTTTCAGATAATGCAGTCGGGCGCTGTCGATGTGGAGATCGACAATATGTTACAGCGGATTGCTCCGTATCTAGGCGGGACGCTGTGCGGTGCTCAGGGAAGCGGACAGTCGATTGACCTTACAGCAGGAAAGAAGGTGTACAGAATGATTGACTTGTTGACCGCCGGCTCCATTCGGGTCAAGTGTCTGGCGCACAGCAGGGATGAAGTGGTCCATCTCGCCGGGGAACTTCTCGTTGAGACCGGCGGGGCCGAGAAACGTTACGTGGATGCGATGAAACAGTCCATTGCAAAGAACGGCCCATATATGGTGATTGTTCCAGGCGTGGCGCTGTTGCACGCGCGTCCAGAGGATGGCGTGCAGCAGGTTTGTATGAGCCTTGTCACGCTAGAGGAAGCCATTCCTTTTGGGCATCCAGATAACGATCCGGTCGATATCGCCATCGCCTTCGGCGCCGTGGATCAACATCAGCACCTGGAGGCCATGGCAGATTTAATGCGACTGCTGGCGGACGAAGAAAGCATGAGAACGTTGCGCGCCGCGAGGACCGTCGATGAGGCACGTGCAGTACTTGCGAGTGTAACACGACAATAGCGCCGTGCTTGGATAAGCGATTATTTACCCCAATAACAGGAGGAAAAGAACCATGAAAATTCTAGCGGTTTGTGGCATGGGATTTGGAAGCAGTATGGTGTTGCGCATGACGATTGAGTCCGTGTTGCGCGAGTTGGGCATTACA
Above is a genomic segment from Alicyclobacillus acidoterrestris containing:
- the galU gene encoding UTP--glucose-1-phosphate uridylyltransferase GalU produces the protein MKQRIRKAIIPAAGLGTRFLPATKALPKEMLPILNKPTIQYIVEEAVASGIDDILIVTGRGKRAIEDHFDSAFELEVTLEHKGKLQLLEQVKSINHMANIHYIRQQEPLGLGHAVWCAQSFIGNEPFAVLLGDDIVVQSEPYLKQMLDVYEQTSSSVIAVQRVEMRDVARYGVVAPIDSVDGLHTVGDLVEKPTPDEAPSNLAIIGRYVLTPDIFQILSVQKPGTGGEIQLTDALAELNKKRRMFAYELRGQRYDVGEVAGFVKATIDFALRDTTVQAEIWQYLQHVMEGMGPYEQHA
- a CDS encoding ATP-binding protein, which produces MKYRQTKLTQPPNEKGFGTEKDKTPVFRNQLTSSEILQKLNFYSEVLDIVKFFSQKLIGLLKGVPIVVAFSDAQGYLLELFGDPLVHQMVAQSGIKRGIQFIEQECGPNVVSRALQEDRPVKLIGDDHAYEALHGVACYGAVIHNMDKSLPIGTLSIMAPIGEAHDYFLPLLVTAVDSIERQLLLAHNNRTLDVLNRMILESTPNAVVIVNEKGIVRECNNLFEAYLGIRSEDIIGRPAATIPYVGEYLDRSVRGQTRYQDVELNIPKPEESAARICLFDCYPILDTSKCPSGALGQLKDITERSRTEQLLIQAEKMSVAGQLGAAFAHEVRNPLMVLKGFFQLISEEYSVKSDYVNIMMDEFRGIEEIVQEFLSVSRPRGSTYRKCDIGCVLTSTVSLISPMTRMKGITISTDIAKDDLFVLGDEHNIKQIIINLLNNAMDAMEHPGSIYVSAKLNDTKTNVQIEIQDEGAGIDPNIFSKLGTPFYTTKEKGTGLGLTVCSILIEQHNGTIHFRNRNEGGTSVILEFPAFQSKATESNRDDDKVS
- a CDS encoding glycosyltransferase family 2 protein, with amino-acid sequence MSNTRDHLPILYIVVPCYNEEAVLPETVARLSAVINRLVEEQSIGASSAILLVDDGSQDQTWALIERYFQSNALVKGLKLARNAGHQNALFAGLMHAKAYADAVISIDADLQDDVLAIPEMIYQYLAGYDVVYGVRDNRANDTWFKRVTAQTFYRLMRKLGANVVYNHADCRLLSRRVLEELARYEERNLFLRGIIPMIGFPATKVYYNRSPRFAGVSKYPFKKMLSFAFDGITSLSVTPIRLITVVGLLVFLVSIVVGCYALVRDLLGHAVTGWTSLMLSIWVIGGIQLMCLGLIGEYIAKIYKETKKRPKYHVETTLQDKSAATKATGDSNWVDMVGPS
- a CDS encoding glycosyltransferase family 39 protein, which gives rise to MIPATRTFGETVRFGLVGTLNTAVDFAIFILLTHVGHWDIIAAQTVSYAVGLMNSYVWNRIVTFKEQGSIGWKQVGRFVAINVSSYLVSVFVLFVMRRFACPDVVSKLFATLVTFAINFIGSKRWVFSRTAINERSSSSAFRRKEMVEMDASYIPETGRQRLPKLLSGRQEDAPWVRPALVALLVLTAVAYIWGLSASGWSNSFYSAAVQAATKSWKAFFFGSFDASNFITVDKPPFSLWVMDLSARIFGLNSWSILVPEALEGVACVWVLYLTVRRWFSPGAALIAGAVLATTPVAALMFRFNNPDALLVLLLTASAYAMTRALEAGKTKWLILASCLIGLGFLTKMLAAFLVIPGFVVVYLLFAPVSVRRRLLQLVSSAIVVVVSAGWWVAIVQLTPADKRPYIGSSQDNSLLNLIFGYNGFGRLTGNESSMGGGRGGHGGGMFSGSTGIARLFHADMGGQISWLIPAALILFFVALWLVRRAWRSEDAVPALLMWAATLIVTGLAFSFGKGIIHQYYTVALAPAIGALVGIGSDVLWRSRNELVARLGLAVAMAATAVWSFVLLDRTPTWLPWLRVVVLVVGAIAVIGILCIYKMGQRITALTGIIAVVAGLVGPFAYMLQTVTTPHTGSTPTAGPTVAGAAFGGGGFGNRRMMPGFESGMQSSGTSKTTGSDHWKSGSSLRGANGLGDVRLTGGFGGPGDATPNQAIIRLLEQNATHYTWVAATIGANSAAPYQLATGDPIMAIGGFAGSDPTPTLAQFKRYVSEGKIHYFIAGGMGFGRGFLAGSKPFGGAGDGSLKRGAENGEMPAFFGGKGASGAPTAGGFPGGAMGGSSSPSAAITKWVESHFTSTKVGGVTVYDLTHSKS